In Achromobacter xylosoxidans A8, a single window of DNA contains:
- a CDS encoding IclR family transcriptional regulator, translating to MATSPSASSPAANDGRRSIQSIEVGVPLLAALVDAGKPLTLRDLAAGAGMTSAKAHPYLVSFIRVGLVQQDAITGQYELGPFALQMGLVSLQRLDPVRVAMPEIAKLQSEIGHTLGIAVLGSHGPTMIHMTEASYPVHVNMRKGTVMSMLHTATGLVFAAWLPPKVSEHYIAREEGDTAVIASTPPPRKASRANIEAQLADIRVHGMARALGNPLPGVDALSVPVFDNTGNIVLALTSLGPTGLFDVAWDGAIARPLLACAQEISRKLGYRS from the coding sequence GTGGCGACATCCCCTTCTGCTTCCTCCCCGGCCGCCAACGACGGCCGCCGCAGCATCCAGTCGATCGAGGTGGGCGTGCCGCTGCTGGCCGCCCTGGTCGACGCCGGCAAGCCCCTGACCCTGCGCGACCTGGCCGCGGGCGCCGGCATGACCTCGGCCAAGGCGCACCCTTACCTGGTCAGCTTCATCCGCGTCGGCCTGGTGCAGCAGGACGCCATCACCGGCCAGTACGAGCTGGGCCCCTTCGCCCTGCAGATGGGGCTGGTGAGCCTGCAACGCCTGGACCCGGTGCGCGTCGCCATGCCGGAAATCGCCAAGCTGCAATCGGAAATCGGCCATACCCTGGGCATCGCGGTGCTGGGCTCGCACGGCCCCACCATGATCCACATGACCGAAGCCAGCTACCCGGTCCACGTGAACATGCGCAAGGGCACGGTGATGTCCATGCTGCACACGGCCACCGGCCTGGTGTTCGCGGCCTGGCTGCCGCCCAAGGTCAGCGAGCACTACATCGCGCGCGAGGAAGGCGACACCGCCGTCATCGCCAGCACGCCGCCCCCGCGCAAGGCCTCCCGCGCCAACATCGAGGCGCAGCTGGCCGACATCCGCGTGCACGGCATGGCGCGCGCGCTGGGCAACCCGCTGCCGGGCGTGGACGCGCTATCGGTGCCGGTGTTCGACAACACCGGCAATATCGTCCTGGCCCTGACCAGCCTGGGCCCCACCGGACTGTTCGACGTGGCCTGGGACGGCGCCATCGCCCGGCCGCTGCTGGCTTGCGCGCAGGAAATCTCGCGCAAGCTCGGGTATCGGAGCTGA
- the phnE gene encoding phosphonate ABC transporter, permease protein PhnE yields the protein MNAHASTLNPAGSPRVWQRYSMGQRLLRFALYLLVVAAIVQAIRGVEVIPEFLYDAPEQMADLFRRMWPIDWAYYPEGVHGALIETLHIATLGTILSVVMAVPVGLLAANNLTPSKTVNMLARLILVSSRSVNSLVWALLFIAIFGPGALAGTLAIAFRSIGFVGKLVGEAIEEAQRGPIEAVTATGASKASVIWYAYWPQIRPAFWSIVLLRWDINVRESAVLGLVGAGGIGMALDTALNLFQWDRVALVLAAIFAVVVVAEIIITQVRKRIL from the coding sequence ATGAACGCCCACGCCTCCACCCTGAATCCGGCGGGCTCGCCGCGCGTCTGGCAACGCTACAGCATGGGCCAGCGCCTGTTGCGCTTCGCGCTCTACCTGCTGGTGGTCGCGGCCATCGTGCAGGCGATCCGCGGCGTCGAGGTCATTCCGGAGTTCCTGTACGACGCGCCCGAGCAGATGGCCGACCTGTTCCGGCGCATGTGGCCGATAGACTGGGCCTACTACCCGGAAGGCGTGCATGGCGCGCTGATCGAGACGCTGCACATCGCCACGCTGGGCACCATCCTGTCCGTGGTGATGGCGGTGCCGGTAGGCCTGCTGGCGGCCAACAACCTCACGCCCAGCAAGACCGTCAACATGCTGGCCAGGCTGATCCTGGTATCCAGCCGCTCGGTCAACTCGCTGGTGTGGGCGCTGCTGTTCATCGCCATCTTCGGGCCGGGCGCCCTGGCCGGCACGCTGGCCATCGCCTTCCGCTCCATCGGCTTCGTCGGCAAGCTGGTGGGCGAAGCCATCGAGGAAGCGCAGCGCGGCCCCATCGAAGCCGTCACCGCCACCGGCGCCAGCAAGGCCTCGGTGATCTGGTACGCCTACTGGCCGCAGATCCGTCCGGCCTTCTGGTCCATCGTGCTGCTGCGCTGGGACATCAACGTGCGCGAATCGGCGGTACTGGGCCTGGTGGGCGCTGGCGGCATCGGCATGGCGCTGGACACGGCGCTGAACCTGTTCCAGTGGGACCGCGTGGCGCTGGTGCTGGCCGCCATCTTCGCCGTGGTCGTGGTGGCCGAGATCATCATTACCCAAGTCCGCAAACGCATCCTCTGA
- a CDS encoding HAD-IIB family hydrolase: protein MQALAAMPLTVAAAVRVVLTDIDDTLTTEGRLPADAYAALERLEQAGIQVVPITGRPAGWCDHIARMWPVRAVVGENGAFYYAYDRQARRMTTHYWTDAASRQASRRKLDAIRDRVLAEVPGAAVASDQDYRVADLAIDFCEDVPALPDAAISRIVQIFEEAGAQAKVSSIHVNGWFGNYDKLTMTRTMFQREFGADVANALDSTLFIGDSPNDEPMFAYFPISVGVANIQAQLHRLTHRPAFVAAFHGGAGFVEMADRLLAARSTQVQPA from the coding sequence ATGCAAGCCCTTGCGGCCATGCCTTTGACCGTCGCGGCGGCCGTCCGCGTCGTGCTGACCGACATCGACGACACCCTGACCACCGAGGGCCGCCTGCCGGCGGACGCCTACGCGGCGCTGGAGCGCCTGGAGCAGGCCGGCATCCAGGTCGTGCCCATCACCGGCCGCCCGGCCGGCTGGTGCGACCATATCGCCCGCATGTGGCCGGTACGCGCCGTGGTCGGCGAGAACGGCGCGTTCTACTACGCCTATGACCGCCAGGCCCGCCGCATGACCACCCACTACTGGACCGACGCCGCCTCGCGCCAGGCCAGCCGCCGCAAGCTGGACGCCATCCGCGACCGCGTCCTGGCCGAAGTGCCCGGCGCCGCCGTGGCCAGCGACCAGGATTACCGCGTGGCCGACCTGGCCATCGATTTCTGCGAGGACGTGCCGGCCCTGCCCGATGCCGCCATCAGCCGCATCGTCCAGATCTTCGAGGAAGCCGGCGCCCAGGCCAAGGTCAGCTCCATCCACGTCAATGGCTGGTTCGGCAACTACGACAAGCTCACCATGACCCGCACCATGTTCCAGCGCGAGTTCGGCGCGGACGTGGCGAACGCCCTGGACAGCACTCTGTTCATCGGCGACTCGCCCAACGACGAGCCCATGTTCGCTTACTTCCCGATTTCGGTCGGCGTGGCCAATATCCAGGCCCAGCTGCACCGCCTGACGCACCGCCCCGCCTTCGTCGCCGCCTTCCATGGCGGTGCGGGCTTCGTCGAAATGGCCGACCGGCTGCTCGCCGCGCGGTCCACCCAAGTACAGCCGGCCTGA
- the phnC gene encoding phosphonate ABC transporter ATP-binding protein produces the protein MTTSLRISGLVKEYRAGRPVLNGIDLQIAGQGLTAIIGPSGTGKSTLLRCINRLIEPTKGEIVLQSQDGSVDLARVRGASLRRARRRIGMVFQEYNLVERLTVMENLLTGRLGYTSAVKAWMRRFEPEDIQHAYKLLDTVGLAGFADQRADALSGGQRQRVGIARALMQRPQLLLADEPTSSLDPKTSVEIMELLSEQGSATGIPVIVNIHDVELARRYATRIVGMSGGHVVYDGDGQGLDAAMLKTIYGGESWLE, from the coding sequence ATGACGACGTCGCTACGCATTTCCGGCCTGGTGAAGGAATACCGGGCCGGCCGGCCGGTACTCAACGGCATCGACCTGCAGATCGCGGGACAGGGGCTGACCGCCATCATCGGCCCCTCGGGCACCGGCAAGAGCACGCTACTGCGTTGCATCAACCGGCTGATCGAACCCACCAAGGGCGAGATCGTGCTGCAGTCGCAGGATGGATCCGTGGACCTGGCCCGCGTGCGTGGCGCGTCGCTGCGCCGCGCGCGCCGCCGCATCGGCATGGTGTTCCAGGAATACAACCTGGTCGAACGCCTGACGGTCATGGAAAACCTGCTGACCGGACGGCTGGGCTACACCTCCGCCGTGAAGGCGTGGATGCGCCGCTTCGAGCCCGAGGACATCCAGCATGCCTACAAGCTGCTGGACACCGTGGGCCTGGCGGGTTTCGCCGATCAGCGCGCCGACGCGCTGTCGGGCGGCCAGCGCCAGCGCGTGGGCATCGCCCGCGCGCTGATGCAGCGCCCGCAGTTGCTGCTGGCCGACGAGCCCACCTCCTCGCTCGATCCCAAGACCTCCGTCGAGATCATGGAATTGCTGTCCGAGCAGGGCAGCGCCACGGGCATCCCCGTCATCGTCAACATCCACGACGTCGAACTGGCGCGCCGCTACGCTACCCGCATCGTCGGCATGTCCGGTGGACATGTGGTCTATGACGGCGACGGCCAGGGGCTGGACGCCGCCATGCTCAAGACCATCTACGGAGGCGAGTCTTGGCTGGAATGA
- the phnD gene encoding phosphate/phosphite/phosphonate ABC transporter substrate-binding protein yields the protein MQALRLLQAATLAAFALGASAAQAADACSNRGDLDQMYCDANKDLVADTPTDPAKLKTPSTLVFTYTPVEDPAVYEDIFKPFTKHLSECTGKRVVFYQVQSNAAEIEAMRSGRLHVGGFSTGPTAFAVNIAGAVPFAVKGYADGFQGYNLIVIVKKDSPYQKLTDLKGKKLAHTAPSSNSGHMAPVALFPKEGLTPDKDYKVIFSGKHDQSVMGVNSGDYDAAAVASDVFKRMVERGQVKEADFRVIYKSEKFPTSSFAYAHDLEPKFRDQMLKCFYDYRFPAEMSKAFDGADRFYPVTYEKDWAIVRQVAESGGESFNRAAYDRESAKSKK from the coding sequence ATGCAAGCTCTGCGCCTGCTTCAGGCGGCCACGCTGGCCGCCTTCGCCCTGGGTGCGTCCGCCGCGCAAGCCGCCGACGCCTGCTCCAACCGCGGCGACCTGGACCAGATGTACTGCGACGCCAACAAGGACCTGGTGGCCGACACGCCCACCGATCCGGCCAAGCTGAAGACGCCGTCCACCCTGGTGTTCACCTACACCCCGGTGGAAGACCCGGCGGTCTACGAAGACATCTTCAAGCCCTTCACCAAGCACCTGTCCGAATGCACGGGCAAGCGCGTGGTGTTCTATCAGGTGCAAAGCAACGCCGCGGAAATCGAGGCCATGCGCTCGGGCCGCCTGCACGTGGGCGGCTTCTCGACCGGCCCCACTGCCTTCGCCGTGAACATCGCGGGCGCCGTGCCGTTCGCGGTCAAGGGCTACGCCGACGGCTTCCAGGGCTACAACCTGATCGTCATCGTCAAGAAGGACAGCCCGTACCAGAAGCTGACCGACCTGAAGGGCAAGAAGCTGGCGCACACCGCGCCCTCGTCGAACTCGGGCCACATGGCGCCCGTGGCGCTGTTCCCCAAGGAAGGCCTGACCCCCGACAAGGACTACAAGGTCATCTTCTCCGGCAAGCACGACCAGTCCGTCATGGGCGTGAACTCCGGCGACTACGACGCCGCCGCCGTGGCCTCGGACGTGTTCAAGCGCATGGTCGAACGCGGCCAGGTCAAGGAAGCCGATTTCCGCGTGATCTACAAGAGCGAGAAGTTCCCGACCTCGTCGTTCGCCTACGCGCATGACCTGGAACCCAAGTTCCGCGACCAGATGCTCAAGTGCTTCTACGACTACCGCTTCCCGGCGGAAATGTCGAAGGCCTTCGACGGCGCCGACCGCTTCTATCCGGTGACCTACGAGAAGGACTGGGCCATCGTGCGCCAGGTCGCCGAATCCGGCGGCGAAAGCTTCAACCGCGCCGCTTACGACCGCGAATCCGCCAAGAGCAAGAAGTAA
- the phnE gene encoding phosphonate ABC transporter, permease protein PhnE codes for MIPPQGARPFAMSGRAKAGVLLLLAYTLYAGAQLDFSWARFETGMGHASTFLARMFPPNFEKPATLWKGIAESLEIAVLASVLGILIALPIGLLGARNMMPTWVSWPARAIVALCRALHPVIVAILFVKAVGFGALAGILALTVASVGFIGKLFTEAIEEISLKQVEAVRATGASFANVIIFGVLPQVFARFIGFATYQFDSNLRNSTMVGIVGAGGVGGTLFSAFQRFDYDFVSAILLTLIAIIMLGEILAGFVRAVFLDNLGFDRILQGRFAGARGIGSSATPVKRRAEVDE; via the coding sequence ATGATCCCACCCCAAGGCGCCCGCCCCTTCGCCATGTCCGGGCGCGCCAAGGCCGGCGTGCTGTTGCTGCTGGCCTATACGCTGTATGCCGGCGCGCAGCTGGACTTCAGCTGGGCCCGCTTCGAAACCGGCATGGGCCACGCGTCCACGTTCCTGGCGCGCATGTTCCCGCCCAACTTCGAAAAGCCCGCCACCTTGTGGAAGGGCATCGCGGAGAGCCTGGAAATCGCGGTGCTGGCCTCGGTGCTGGGCATCCTCATCGCCTTGCCCATCGGCCTGCTGGGCGCGCGCAACATGATGCCGACCTGGGTATCGTGGCCCGCCCGCGCCATCGTGGCGCTGTGCCGCGCGCTGCACCCTGTCATCGTCGCCATCCTGTTCGTCAAGGCCGTGGGCTTCGGCGCACTGGCCGGCATCCTGGCGCTGACGGTCGCGTCGGTCGGCTTCATTGGCAAGCTATTCACCGAAGCCATCGAGGAAATTTCGCTCAAGCAGGTAGAAGCGGTGCGAGCCACCGGCGCGTCGTTCGCCAACGTGATCATCTTCGGCGTGCTGCCGCAGGTGTTCGCCCGCTTCATCGGCTTTGCGACTTACCAGTTCGACTCCAACCTGCGCAACTCCACCATGGTGGGGATCGTGGGTGCGGGCGGCGTGGGCGGCACGCTGTTCTCGGCGTTCCAGCGCTTCGACTACGACTTCGTCAGCGCCATCCTGCTGACCCTGATCGCCATCATCATGCTGGGCGAAATCCTGGCCGGCTTCGTGCGCGCCGTGTTCCTGGACAACCTGGGCTTTGACCGCATCCTGCAAGGCCGCTTTGCCGGCGCGCGCGGCATCGGCAGCAGCGCAACGCCAGTCAAGCGCCGGGCGGAGGTGGACGAATGA